A genomic stretch from Pelodiscus sinensis isolate JC-2024 chromosome 23, ASM4963464v1, whole genome shotgun sequence includes:
- the LOC102450338 gene encoding arylacetamide deacetylase-like 4, with protein MEFALGICIIAFLSLVALAFYYEHPKAEIPQGVDQPIKLYIVHYIVNLVFGLGRIFEKLGICKEVYLIRTFLYGIPPWKNTKLFIKDLEFANVSVRVYQPKMPSAGLRTGVLYLHGGIGQIGSIRMYERVCRFIARESDSVVVCVGYRLAPEHPYPTQFWDCLATARHFMMTAEDYGVDSARIIICGDSSGGTLTAAVCQALVSRTDLPKPRAQIMLYPFLQALDFNLPSYQQNGSVPLLLRNRAVALGLQYLNKDLSLMKGILEGSHVPKDLKLKFGKWLSPDNIPVEFKTRGYKLHVPSSYSEELHTMAKQAFEMTFFPLLAEDAIVCQLPEAFILTCEYDVVRDDGLLYKKRLEDNGVPVTWYHAENGFHGMLFLIDYGVVSFPCGKRAMGSVVNFIKGL; from the exons ATGGAATTTGCATTAGGAATTTGTATCATTGCTTTTCTCTCGTTGGTGGCATTGGCATTTTACTATGAACATCCAAAAGCTGAAATCCCTCAAGGAGTGGATCAGCCCATAAAGCTGTACATTGTTCATTACATCGTGAACTTGGTATTTGGTCTG GGAAGGATTTTTGAGAAACTGGGcatctgcaaggaggtttacctCATCAGGACCTTCTTGTATGGAATACCGCCATGGAAGAATACTAAGCTCTTCATCAAGGACTTGGAGTTTGCCAATGTGTCAGTAAGGGTTTACCAGCCAAAAATGCCATCTGCTGGCTTAAGGACAGGAGTCCTTTACTTACACGGAGGCATTGGCCAGATTGGAAGCATTA GAATGTATGAAAGAGTCTGCCGATTTATTGCCCGTGAAAGTGACTCAGTGGTTGTGTGTGTTGG GTATCGTTTGGCTCCTGAGCACCCATATCCGACCCAGTTCTGGGACTGTCTTGCTACTGCCAGACACTTTATGATGACAGCGGAAGACTATGGGGTGGATTCTGCCCGTATCATCATCTGTGGTGACAGCAGTGGAGGCACACTCACTGCAGCGGTGTGCCAGGCACTTGTGAGTAGAACAGACTTGCCAAAGCCACGAGCCCAAATCATGCTCTATCCATTTCTCCAAGCGTTGGACTTTAATTTGCCTTCTTATCAGCAAAATGGTTCAGTCCCTCTCTTGTTAAGGAATCGGGCCGTCGCTCTTGGTCTACAGTATCTCAACAAGGACTTGTCACTGATGAAAGGCATCCTAGAAGGTTCCCATGTGCCCAAGGATTTGAAACTGAAGTTTGGGAAATGGCTAAGTCCAGACAATATTCCTGTGGAATTTAAGACCAGAGGCTACAAACTACATGTCCCCTCTTCCTACTCAGAAGAACTTCACACGATGGCCAAACAAGCTTTCGAGATGACCTTTTTCCCACTTTTAGCAGAAGATGCCATTGTGTGCCAGCTCCCTGAGGCGTTCATCTTGACCTGTGAGTATGATGTGGTCAGGGATGATGGACTGTTGTACAAGAAAAGACTGGAGGACAATGGTGTTCCAGTGACCTGGTACCATGCAGAGAATGGATTCCACGGCATGCTATTTCTAATTGATTATGGAGTTGTTTCCTTTCCATGTGGAAAGAGAGCAATGGGCAGTGTGGTAAACTTTATAAAAGGCTTATAA